The following proteins are co-located in the Limanda limanda chromosome 5, fLimLim1.1, whole genome shotgun sequence genome:
- the isca1 gene encoding iron-sulfur cluster assembly 1 homolog, mitochondrial has protein sequence MSASMVRATVRAVSKRKLLATRAALTLTPAAVNKIRVLLQDKPEYIGLKVGVRTRGCNGLTYTLDYTKEKATSDEEVLQDGVTVFIEKKAQLTLLGTEMDFVNSKLSSEFVFNNPNIKGTCGCGESFNM, from the exons ATGTCTGCCTCCATGGTGAGGGCGACCGTGCGAGCGGTCAGCAAGAGGAAGCTACTGGCGACCAGAGCCGCTCTCACACTG ACTCCAGCAGCTGTGAACAAGATCCGAGTGTTGCTTCAGGACAAGCCGGAATAT ATCGGTTTGAAGGTTGGAGTGAGAACTCGTGGTTGCAATGGACTGACGTACACACTGGACTACACCAAGGAGAAAGCCACCTCTGATGAGGAAGTGCTGCAGGATG GAGTGACAGTGTTCATAGAGAAGAAGGCTCAGCTGACCCTCCTGGGAACTGAGATGGACTTTGTCAATTCAAAGCTGTCCAGTGAATTTGTCTTCAACAATCCTAACATCAAGGGCACGTGTGGCTGTGGAGAGAGTTTCAACATGTGA
- the tut7 gene encoding terminal uridylyltransferase 4 — MENSGRPYRPKPSGWERGGAPDKEEAWRIPDQGRGQNFRPEGGQQGKKNQGGPFRASPRKGPLGPLSYSPGGFRGGHSPSQKDDSRWFPGLENSSGPRDDVWRERPQQQHWRRSGHAEGPKEDRDQGRREDSDGSAHNLGKRRRNRNKKTSFGEANRSLVNEDPTLSTQELQSLRQAESRLLKDGICSLKKKPHSNPNAVYTCTLCDVLLESVSDGYKHVRDKRHKKRVRERQEQVMLTEILPPGPEQISAVTAALEAVVLEHGMNDQDVETRQFVVSIMQDLLLSVLPEIRLRLYGSSCTKFGFKDSDVNIDIQYPPHMHQPDVLLLVKESLSVSPAFVDMEADFHARVPVVICKEKKSGLICKVSAGNENAFQTTSYLSALANREQLLLPLVLGLRRWAKICEIDRAEEGGLPPYVFALMVIFFLQQRKESLLPTYLNNEIKVFSLGRLSDLNLVQIEDGYLHWTYTPASRDSSQPAEGSCIKGKVPLVFQSPHPPVEVGLLWVEMLRFFSLEFNMADNVISVRTNVVLSREIKDWPKKRIAVEDPFAVKRNVARTVNSQQMFEYMVHCLKTTYKYFALPLNTSAANCKTGARSGPIQGVDAKALNKAILDPSDFSQLSLQSQHAGRPKAVENGPEDSDCIIEEEVEVEEYSDSDEEREKEKVDLGKSSLSEDEDEQDEDAHTRHHLDSLTTEDEEIFLVDEISGEELLSDEEGPDVDTPGSMDEEEEEDESNLSLQTSEDAVKDGRPENKSPKQRRSYEFTRQAFTRGKPHMVVCSLCKRDGHLKKDCPEDFKKVQLEPLPQITSDFLSVLNKVCEQCFTDFAPDELEVGVREHILQDVENFVRRQFAGARLQLFGSSKNGYGFRQSDLDICMVLEGQDTIPDAECITIIESLARLLRKHPGLKNILPITTAKVPIVKFYHVRTGLEGDISLYNTLALHNTHLLASYAAIDRRVKILCYVMKVFAKMCDIGDASRGSLSSYAYTLMVLYFLQQRNPPVIPVLQEIYDGKKKPESLVDGWNVYFFDDLKTLPSRWSQFGGNTESVGDLWLGLLRFYTEDFDFREHVICIRQHGRLTTFNKQWTSKYIVIEDPFDLNHNLGAGLSRKMTNFIMKAFINGRTLFGTPIKSLPLEYPSQMEYFFDSEVLTEGEVAPNDRCCRICGKIGHFMKDCPLRKRSKHRWDSDKRQEHQRDRMDSADDTRDQGRHKTENWRKRDALEVRCCYLCGSSTHIKKDCQLYRNPAGNVKTDNYNYPASGHMRNLREKEKQGLPLQEEKKRKQQNVMSSPQAGSPACRNAGRSGHRKSPVE, encoded by the exons ATGGAAAACTCGGGCAGGCCTTACCGGCCCAAGCCAAGCGGCTGGGAGAGGGGAGGAGCACCAGACAAGGAGGAAGCCTGGAGGATCCCAGACCAGGGTCGAGGACAGAACTTCAGACCAGAGGGAGGTCAGCAGGGCAAGAAGAATCAGGGGGGGCCCTTTCGGGCCAGCCCCAGGAAGGGGCCACTGGGACCTCTGAGCTACTCTCCTGGTGGATTCAGAGGCGGCCATAGCCCCTCACAGAAGGATGACAGCCGCTGGTTCCCTGGTCTGGAGAACAGCAGCGGGCCCAGAGACGATGTCTGGAGGGAgcgtccacagcagcagcactggagGAGGAGCGGCCATGCAGAGGGTCCGAAGGAAGACAGGGAtcagggaaggagagaggactcCGATGGCAGTGCTCATAATTTAG GGAAAAGACGgaggaacagaaacaaaaagacatCTTTTGGTGAAGCGAACAGGAGCCTTGTGAATGAAGACCCCACGCTATCAACCCAAGAGCTGCAGAGCCTCCGTCAAGCAGAGAGTCGACTCCTCAAAGACGGGATCTGCTCCTTGAAGAAG AAGCCCCACAGTAACCCTAATGCAGTTTACACCTGCACTCTGTGTGATGTTCTCTTGGAATCTGTGTCTGACGGTTACAAGCATGTCAGAGACAAACGGCACAAGAAAAGAGTCAGG gagAGGCAAGAACAGGTGATGCTGACTGAGATTCTGCCTCCAGGTCCGGAGCAGATCAGTGCAGTGACTGCTGCACTAGAGGCTGTTGTCCTGGAGCATGGGATGAACGACCAGGATGTTGAGACAAGACAGTTTGTTGTCTCCATCATGCAAGacctccttctctccgtcctgCCTG AGATCAGGCTCAGGCTTTATGGGTCATCTTGCACCAAGTTTGGATTTAAGGATTCTGATGTTAACATTGACATTCAGTATCCACCACAT ATGCATCAGCCAGATGTCTTGTTGTTGGTCAAGGAAAGTCTCTCTGTGAGCC CTGCCTTTGTTGACATGGAAGCAGATTTTCATGCCAGGGTGCCTGTTGTCATttgcaaagagaaaaagag TGGCTTGATCTGCAAAGTGAGCGCAGGGAATGAAAACGCATTTCAAACCACCTCCTATCTTTCTGCTCTCGCCAATCgggagcagcttctcctcccacTGGTTTTGGGCCTCAGACGCTGGGCCAAG ATCTGTGAAATTGACCGTGCAGAGGAAGGTGGGCTGCCACCATACGTCTTCGCCCTCatggttattttctttttacagcagCGCAAAGAGTCCCTCTTGCCTACTTACCTGAACAATGAG ATTAAGGTGTTTTCACTCGGGAGGTTGTCAGACTTAAATCTCGTCCAAATAGAGGATGGGTATTTACATTGGACTTACACTCCTGCCTCCAGAGACTCCTCACAGCCAGCAGAGGGCTCCTGTATCAAGGGAAAG GTTCCACTGGTGTTTCAGAGCCCTCATCCACCTGTGGAAGTCGGGCTCCTCTGGGTCGAAATGCTTCGCTTCTTCTCGCTGGAGTTCAACATGGCTGACAATGTAATAAGTGTGCGGACCAATGTCGTCCTCTCCCGAGAGATTAAAGACTGGCCAAAGAAACGCATCGCAGTGGAAG ACCCTTTTGCTGTGAAGAGAAACGTGGCCCGCACAGTGAACAGCCAGCAAATGTTCGAGTACATGGTCCACTGCCTCAAAACCACGTACAAGTACTTTGCACTTCCACTCAACACATCAGCGGCTAATTGTAAGACAGGAGCGCGGAGTGGACCTATTCAAGGGGTAGATGCGAAGGCTTTGAATAAAGCGATATTAGATCCCTCAGATTTCAGTCAGCTCTCCCTTCAGTCACAACATGCAGGTCGACCTAAAGCTGTGGAAAATGGTCCTGAAGACTCTGATTGCATTATCGAGGAGGAGGTTGAAGTCGAAGAATACAGTGACTcggatgaagagagggagaaggagaaggtggaTCTGGGCAAAAGCAGCCTCtcagaggatgaagacgagCAGGACGAGGATGCTCACACCAGGCACCACTTGGACAGCCTCACcacagaggatgaggagattTTCCTAGTGGATGAGATTTCTGGGGAGGAGCTTTTGTCTGATGAAGAGGGTCCAGATGTGGACACACCTGGTTCAatggatgaggaagaggaggaggacgagtccAACCTGTCCCTTCAAACTTCAGAGGATGCAGTTAAAGATGGGAGGCCAGAAAATAAAAGTCCCAAACAAAGACGGTCTTATGAGTTCACCAGACAAGCTTTCACCAGAGGAAAG CCACACATGGTCGTGTGCAGCTTGTGTAAGCGTGATGGACATCTGAAAAAAGACTGCCCGGAAGATTTCAAGAAGGTGCAGCTGGAGCCTTTGCCCCAAATAACATCAGACTTTCTAAGTGTCCTTAACAAAGTCTGTGAGCAGTGCTTCA CTGACTTTGCTCCAGATGAACTAGAAGTGGGAGTGAGAGAGCACATCCTTCAAGACGTGGAGAACTTTGTCAGACGACAGTTTGCTG GAGCTCGGCTGCAGCTGTTTGGATCATCTAAAAATGGCTATGGCTTCAGACAGAGTGACCTAGACATCTGCATGGTGCTGGAGGGACAGGACACCATACCT GATGCTGAATGCATCACTATCATTGAAAGTCTTGCCAGACTACTGCGGAAACACCCAG GTTTGAAGAACATCCTGCCCATCACTACGGCCAAAGTACCCATTGTAAAGTTCTACCATGTTCGCACTGGCCTGGAGGGAGACATCAGCCTCTACAACACACTG GCGCTGCACAACACGCACCTGCTCGCTTCCTATGCTGCCATTGACCGGAGAGTGAAGATCCTCTGCTACGTTATGAAGGTTTTTGCCAAG ATGTGTGACATTGGGGATGCCTCTCGTGGCAGCCTTTCGTCTTACGCTTACACGCTCATGGTGCTCTACTTCCTTCAGCAGAGAAACCCACCGGTTATCCCTGTTCTGCAAGAG ATCTATGATGGAAAGAAGAAGCCGGAGTCGCTAGTTGATGGCTGGAACGTGTACTTCTTTGATGACTTAAAAACATTA cCCAGTCGCTGGTCACAGTTCGGGGGGAACACCGAGTCAGTGGGAGACCTGTGGCTCGGCCTGCTCCGCTTTTACACAGAGGACTTTGACTTCAGAGAGCATGTCATCTGTATCCGTCAGCACGGCCGCCTCACCACCTTCAACAAGCAGTGGACGTCCAAATACATCGTCATtgaag ATCCGTTTGACCTGAATCATAATTTGGGTGCTGGCCTGTCCAGAAAAA TGACTAACTTCATCATGAAGGCTTTTATCAACGGCAGAACACTGTTTGGCACACCCATCAAATCCTTACCTCTCGAATACCCCAGTCAGATG GAGTATTTCTTTGATTCGGAGGTTCTCACTGAGGGAGAAGTAGCGCCCAATGACCGCTGCTGCCGTATCTGCGGCAAGATTGGCCACTTCATGAAAGACTGTCCCTTGCGTAAGAG GTCCAAGCACAGATGGGACTCAGACAAAAGGCAAGAGCACCAGAGAGACAGAATGGATTCAGCCGATGACACCAGGGATCAGGGCAGACACAAGACTGAGAACTGGAGGAAAAGAGATGCACTGGAAGTTCGCTGCTGCTACCTTTGTGGATCAAGTACCCACATTAAGAAGGACTGTCAGCTGTACAGAAATCCTGCAG GAAATGTGAAGACGGACAACTATAACTACCCTGCTTCAGGCCACATGAGGAAtctgagagaaaaggaaaaacag GGTTTACCTTtacaagaagagaagaagagaaagcaGCAGAATGTCATGTCAAGTCCACAAGCAG GTAGTCCCGCCTGCCGAAACGCGGGTCGTTCTGGTCACAGGAAGAGCCCAGTGGaatga
- the LOC133002172 gene encoding cyclin-O — MGQGVCCLASVAWGDGRKVRCTSGEDPGKETSAGGTPPSASRSSVDLSSVTPPGTEKMVSAVDGGCGPEAGDKRRHMGGLSPARQRRSEARHRKQKLTSRLSDSGFQEDLGDSPVSSPTRTPTVSPLRVQEPAAGQQLSGSWFLQYGDIGFRVQREREGHFHPCRSLARQPQLTAEARCKLVSWLIPVHRHFRLSFECCCLAVNILDRFLASTAVAADCFQLLGVTALLLATKQVEVGSPRISHLLSLCCDAFTKEQLCNLECLILLRLNFRLAAPTLAFFMDYYTNCMEAAQNEAGGGFARRNLDTNRPRRCSDLAQKVCELSLADYAFNKYPASLTASCALRLASELLKTEQGPTIQSGEDQWDSFVNELCVLPASSESSVGEDGHNQNLARECKDNLKMLVSLNQEKLDGMSNM; from the exons ATGGGGCAGGGGGTGTGTTGTCTGGCCTCGGTTGCCTGGGGCGACGGGAGAAAGGTGCGCTGCACGAGCGGGGAAGACCCCGGGAAAGAGACGTCAGCAGGCGGAACTCCCCCCTCAGCGTCGCGCAGCTCAGTGGACTTGTCCTCAGTGACTCCGCCGGGGACCGAGAAGATGGTGTCTGCTGTGGACGGAGGCTGCGGACCGGAGGCCGGAGACAAGCGGAGACACATGGGCGGCTTGTCCCCGGCTCGACAGCGCAGGTCTGAGGCcagacacaggaaacagaaactcacaTCCAGGCTGAGTGACTCCGGCTTCCAGGAGGACCTAGGAGACTCTCCGGTCTCATCCCCGACCCGGACACCCACAGTGTCCCCGCTCCGGGTGCAGGAGCCGGCAGCGGGACAGCAGCTGTCCGGCAGCTGGTTCCTCCAGTACGGAGACATCGGCTTCCGCgtccagagggagagagagggacacttCCATCCCTGCAGGAGCCTGGCACGACAGCCACAG CTGACGGCAGAGGCGCGCTGTAAGCTGGTCAGCTGGCTCATCCCTGTGCACAGACATTTCCGTCTGTCGTTCGAGTGCTGCTGCCTGGCGGTGAACATCCTGGACAGGTTCCTGGCGTCCACAGCGGTGGCTGCTGACTGCTTCCAGCTACTGGGGGTCACTGCACTTCTATTAGCCACTAAACAG GTGGAGGTTGGCTCGCCACGGATCAGCCATCTCTTGTCATTGTGCTGCGATGCCTTCACCAAGGAGCAGCTCTGCAACCTGGAGTGTCTCATCCTCCTTCGCCTCAACTTCCGCCTCGCTGCACCCACCCTGGCCTTCTTCATGGACTACTACACCAACTGCATGGAGGCCGCCCAGAACGAGGCTGGAGGCGGTTTTGCAAGAAGGAATCTGGACACAAACAGACCCAGGCGGTGCAGCGACCTCGCACAGAAGGTGTGCGAGCTGAGTTTAGCAGACTATGCTTTTAACAAGTACCCAGCGTCTCTGACTGCCAGCTGTGCACTGAGGCTCGCTAGTGAGCTGCTGAAAACAGAGCAGGGGCCTACAATCCAGTCAGGGGAAGACCAGTGGGACAGTTTTGTGAATGAGCTATGCGTCCTACCAGCCTCGTCCGAGAGTTCTGTAGGTGAGGACGGCCACAACCAGAATCTGGCTCGGGAATGCAAAGACAACCTGAAGATGCTGGTGTCTTTAAACCAGGAGAAACTGGACGGGATGTCCAACATGTGA
- the mcidas gene encoding multicilin, giving the protein MDMPRDRTVFGASCRRQMSQHGRRAAVNRKDKALVPRSSSPITVYVELPCIIEEAFSTIAWDDLEDCASAVRRDSNSLGSQVNESDLDDQDFGDYALDFMADSPTTLESSLSPAELVPFQGCVIPPLTPQREFSPEESLINPFTQAANPAAQDGALWRDMAQCQGRALGHSVEVNKQLNETLNRQQEEFDSLQEKNLHLRQLASRAKHLASVLEKLMTVRDPNEQEPVLSCGVKPSLSPCKRQRLDEGYETESSDSVEDMLRDISTRCNAVLHSSATATSTQQESETVRMFGAFSGLQTSISKDTSVRRDGAEAEESVSSFRTSIREHSTIRTQVLPHGRAFTSRTQQGGYRFRWVPNDS; this is encoded by the exons ATGGATATGCCAAGAGACAGAACCGTGTTTGGTGCGTCCTGCCGCAGACAAATGAGCCAGCACGGGAGGAGAGCTGCAGTGAACCGAAAG GATAAAGCGCTTGTGCCAAGGAGCAGCAGTCCGATCACTGTGTACGTGGAGCTCCCCTGCATCATTGAAGAAG CTTTTTCAACAATCGCCTGGGATGATTTGGAGGACTGCGCATCTGCAGTGAGGAGGGACAGCAATTCCCTGGGATCTCAG GTGAATGAATCTGATCTAGATGACCAAGACTTTGGAGATTATGCACTGGACTTCATGGCAG ATTCTCCCACCACACTGGAGAGCAGTCTGTCTCCAGCTGAACTGGTCCCGTTTCAGGGATGTGTCATTCCACCTCTCACCCCTCAGCGAGAGTTCTCTCCAGAGGAAAGTCTTATCAACCCATTCACCCAAGCTGCCAACCCAGCTGCCCAGGATGGAGCTCTGTGGCGGGACATGGCCCAGTGTCAGGGCAGAGCTCTGGGACATTCTGTGGAAGTCAACAAGCAG CTCAACGAGACTCTTAACAGACAACAGGAAGAGTTTGACTCTCTGCAGGAGAAAAATCTTCACCTCAGGCAACTGGCCAGTCGAGCGAAGCACCTGGCCTCAGTGCTGGAA AAACTGATGACAGTCAGAGACCCAAACGAACAAGAGCCAGTTCTGTCCTGTGGTGTTAAACCTTCTCTGAGTCCCTGTAAGCGACAGCGTCTGGATGAAGGATATGAGACCGAGTCGTCCGACTCAGTGGAGGACATGCTCAGAGACATCAGCACACGCTGCAACGCTGTCCTGCACAGCTCTGCCACTGCAACGAGCACACAGCAGGAATCGGAGACTGTGCGCATGTTCGGTGCGTTCTCTGGCCTACAGACATCTATATCCAAAGACACGAGCGTGAGGAGAGACGGAGCAGAGGCTGAGGAGAGCGTCTCCTCCTTCAGGACTTCTATCAGAGAGCACAGCACCATAAGGACTCAGGTGTTGCCTCATGGACGAGCCTTCACCTCCAGGACTCAGCAGGGCGGATACAGATTCCGCTGGGTTCCCAACGACAGCTGA